The DNA window AAAGCTGTGCTGGTTTGTAGCTATCACATCCATCTAGGAGTTTTATAGTCATCTCATCCCAGCTGCAGTAAGGATCACCAGCGTAATTACCAGCATTGGCCTCAACAACTCTTTGAAGATAACTACAACAATTGCTGGCCCTGGGGTACAGCTGGTTCTATCCCAAGGACAAGGCACTGTTCTGAGATTCATCTCAGCTTGAACAGGAGCATTTGCTGCCCTACGTACAGTTTTCCACCCACCCTGCCTTTGCCCATGACGGTGGATTTGCTTGGATGACTTTTTAGACTAACATTTCATTCCCCAGCATAGCACCCTGTCTAAACAGCCAGCAGCATTTCAATCCCATGCAGGGTGCTCACTTGTGATTAGAAAGGGGGAGTGGGATGCCCACTCCTTGTACGGCTTtatcatggggaaactgagtcaccaaaaaaaaaatctataaaggGAATACCCACCTTATGGAGTCGGGAGAAAGCAAGCGTCTCCAAAGCATTTCAGACCCTCTACTAGAAACCATATGGGAAGAGTACAGCTGCATTAAAAATACTTCACTCTGGAGTCCCCCTGtcctgggtgctgtacagacacagaggcTGGGGTTGCTAATGGACCCCAACTCCAAGACCCTAAGCCTGCAGACCACACTGCTGTGCTTTGTTCTTGAGAGGGGACAATTTTTGACTCAAAAGAAACTCCCAGACCAGCTCATTTCACAAGTTCATGTATTTAAATATACAAAAGCTCTATACATGACGGTCTAACATAAAAGTCAGCTGAGGGTAAAGGACACAGAAGTGGGGCTACTGAGAAATCAGTCAGTCTGTTTTCAAGTAACAAGGATTTGAGGCAAGGCTGTGGAGGGTCTGATCCTTGAGGTGCAGCCAGGAGAGACGGGGGTGGCTACAGAAATCCATGGGGGGCAGAGAGATAACCGGCTCCCAGTGCTGTGTTCTGGGTCTAAAGCGCATGGATTTTTGGCACTTGAAGTCTTTAGTTTTGTGTAACTTAGAAGAGGAAGTTCTCACCGCATCACACCTCTGCCTTTCGATACGGCTGGGATGTTTAGAAGATGTCACCAAGTAACTAAgggaggctctgggctgctgtGTACGTTCCATTCAGAGGTGGATCATTTGATCCAAGACACAGATCTCTGGAGAGCTGACCGCTCACAGAAGCGCACAGCTTGGCTTAAAGCATCAGTCATTTCAGCCACAAACGTGCTGTGGTGGACCCCCGAGAATAGAGGGACCGGAGAGGGTCACTCAGATTCCATAACGCAACTGCTAGTTACTCTACAAATAAATATTCCCCCAAACCTGTCCATTAGAGACTGAAGAGCAGGAGGATGTAACGCCCAGGACACAGCGCGCCTGTGACCCTCCTGGGCATGGTCCAGGCTGCTACTCACCACAGCTCCTGACCCACAAGCAGGAGAGAAAGCAGTTCATCGCACCCACCCGGGGCGCTCAGGCACACCGGGCAATGCAGAGCATTACCGAACTGAGCAGTGGCGGACAGCAGAGAAACCTGAGTGAAACAAGAGCCGTCGCCCTATGGGAACAGTGGCAGGGATGTAAGACACACCCAGGGCAGGCACAACTGCATGGGTCAGAGGGTGGATGGGGTTGGAGGCACTGGAGCTGACCTGCAGCAGATCGGTGTAGgcacaggggggagggggcagctttcCCCTTGGGACAGTCACAGGGCACATGCAGTAGCTTCATGGTCTAAAGTGCTGCTAACCCAGCCGCggaggagccaggctggggccCAATAGAACAGCAGGGGGGTTGAGACAGAAGCCCACGCGCACACAGTGCAGCAGGCCTGGTGCTGGGCTATTTACACCCAGGGGAGCATTGTGTGTAGAGGCAGCTCCTggggcagagagagcagcagggTGTCGACAGGAAGGTACTGGGACCTctcgggggggagaagggggacaaGATATTTACAGTGGGGTGTACAGGGACCCCCAGCCCCATTAGAAACAGCAATCTCCTCTGCCAGGTATGTAGCAGGAAGTGGCACGTGGCCCCACAGAGACAGGTGCCGCCCCTGGTGTGACAGCCAAATCACATCAGGTTAAGACTCCCGGTGAAGCTCAGCTCTTGCGGGTTAACTAACTGTCCTGATCCGGCTGCACTGTCTTCTTCCTCGCCCGGCCCCGCACCATCCTGGAAGAGCCCTGCAAGGGAGGAGAAGCGAGTCAGGCCTCCTTCGCTGCACCTGCCCCACCAACGTTGCTCCGTTAAGCTCCTCTCTCCCAAGGTGGCACCATGTGCGGAGCTGCCCCCCAAGCGGCCAGGGGGGCCTTCAGAAGCCATGATGGTGGAAACAGAGGCTCCCACCTTCCCCCCGCCTGAGGGCACAGCCCTCCCCAGCACTGAAACTTAGGGGCAGACATTGGCACAGCTCCCCAGCCCATGGGTCTCCAGGACAGCAGGGCTGGCGCAGCAAGGCAGGGGACAGCCTGCCTTAATCTTCACCTCTTTGACTTGGGGTCTCTTCTTCACGACACGCAGGCTCTGGCTCCTAGAGAGTGGTTTGGACAGCGCGAAGTCCTGGCTGCGGGGCAGAACCTTGGGCGAGATCTGAGAGTCCGACCAGCACTCCTCTTCCTCCGTGTCGCTCTCGCGCCCAGGCTGCCGGCCAGCCGAGGCAGTTCTGTAaccttggggggggagggggggggttgagagagaaaagagaaagcCCAGTGCTGGATCAGTGCATGGCACAGGGGTGGGAGTGGATTCCTGTTGTGGCCCTTGGCACATGCCCATCTCTTTATAAGCCAAGTGCCACGCTGGCAAGAGGTAGAGGGTTCAAAGCCTGCCCTCCTTTCGCAATGTTCTCTAGCCACAGCTGCTAATTATCAGAGGCTGCTTCTGAACCAGGCTCGCTCCAAGTCCCTCTGCCTGCCATGAGCACAGATGTGTAATTGGGGCTTTGGGAAGCCAAAGCCAAGGAGACAGGCAGAGAGCTCTGGTTGCTTTGCTGAGCACTGGGCAGGAGGAGCCTTTCAGAGAgattccccctttcctcccctcaaCCTTCAGTTTGTGCCAATGTGATGTTGTTAAGAGCTGAAGTTATCCAGCATGTCtcatccctagatctcaaagcactttacaaaaggaggacattaccattatccccattttacagatgggaaacaaaggcacagaggtGCAGTGAATTGCCCCAGGTCAACAGCAGGCCAGCAGAACCCAAGTCTCCGGGGGTCCCAGTgcagtgctttatccactaggccacgctgccttCCAGCAATGAGGCAATGGCATTGCAATCAGGGCAATGCTATCTCCCTTATAGGCTTCAGGTTTTGCTCTTCTCTAGCACCTTCCCGCAGAGCGCCACCGAGTGCTTTACCGACACCAGTTAACCTGGCGAGCCAGGctccaggtggggaaactgaggctggcaGACACCAGGAGCGACTCACCCAGCACCGCCatgccaggaataaaacccagttttcccagctcagccccaggcctTGCCCGGAGCCATCTGCCCTTCCTCTGCCCACCGGCCCTGCAGAGCTGCGCCCACGCCCCATACATGCAGCAAGCACATTCTGCACTGGAGCTGGTATGCCCCCTTCCAGCCAGCCACACCATTCTGACCAGCTCTCAAATCCCACTCAGCCCAAATCCTGTACCCAGGGTCCATCTCCCACAAGGCTTTCTAAGTCGCACCTTCCCTCTCTCCAGTTCAGGAGATTCTGGAGGCCAGCCTGGGCCCCAGCATTAACAGCGTTACTGCAGGAGGGGAGTTTGGCCACAAACCCATCCTGCCTCCTCCTCCAAGTATGGAgcagctcccctcctgcccagaTATGCTGCCCCTCCTCTCGCCAGCctgactcctctctgcccctttgGAGGTGAAGCCTCAGACAGGGCTTGGGCCAAGTTCCTCAGGAGAgtcctggccccatccccatcTCTCAGGGGCCAGGGaagtctccccagcccagccccggatCCGAAGGAGCAAGCCAGTACCCAGTAGGTTCCAGAGAGAACTAAAATGCACTTCTGTTAGAGCTTATACAAACCCTAGATCCCCAGGTCTTAgtcccctcccttccccgccACGCTCTCGCTCCTCACCTATCGGCCGTCGCCTCAActcctgctcctccaggtacAAGGGGTCTTCGTAGTGCACGGGGGCGTCATCAGGGATGGCGCGCAGGTCCTGCATGCTGAAGCTGCGCAGACGCCCGGCCAgggctccctggctctgccaagCAAACAGGATGGGGGAGATGGTGAGAGACCAGGTCAGAGACACCTGGCGCCAAAGACACACACCGGGCTGCAGCGGCAGCACAGAGCACCTAGATCAGCTGCCGCAACTCAACACCCATGTGAAGAGGGGCAAAGGGTTAGTCACACTGTGGCCAGGCCACTCCTGCAGAGAATGGAGCCTCGAGGGAAGCTTCACGCAAAGTACTGCCCTGTGGGGGCTAACAGCTAGGAAAGTGCATAACCCCAGTGGGTTGATGTGTGGGGGTGGTTCACCCTGCTGAATAGGGGTCAGGTTGGCATTTACCATGTAAATCACAGGCACTTAAGTGACACGTCTCACCTagagatctcaaaatgctttaccaGGTGGGTGCCCGCTGGGTAGATAGGGACCTGGGCACAGAAGAGAGGGGACTTGCAgcaagtcaggaacagaacccaggcctgGGTGCTAGCCCCTTGGCAGTACAGCTTGTTTTGAAACACTCGACTCCTGGGCAGCCAAGCCTGATCATTTCTTCTGATTTTTCCGCTTGGTAGGAGGCATCTAAGCAGGATGTTACTTGCCTCCGAcactggggtggggaaggttATGGTAGAGCACAGTGTAATCCAGCTTAATAAGCACCTGGGTAAACAGGAAAAACAGGCAGAGCTGCATCTGTgtgacaggtgcagagaaggggtggCACACTGGTCCAAGGAGAGCGGCAGCATTACCTCTGGAGGGACAGGAGCAGCGAGTTTCTGGCTAGACTGTGGGATTAAAGCTAACCTCAAAGCCACAGTGAGCTAACAGTAACCCGGGTATGCATCTGGAATGCTAGGGCTGTGAGCTGCCAGGATGTGTGGGTGCCACAGAGCAGCCCTAAGCACCTGGTCCACACCCTGGCACAGTCTCTCCCACTGGCATCTGCCAGCTCTGCTGGTTTCTACTAGAAGGTTCCACGGCCACAAAAGCCTCCCAAATCACCCAGGAAGATCAGGTACCTTGGCCGCAGCTTGGACGGCAGCTGTGGCTGCGATGTTGAGGCTCTTCTTGCCGAAGTTCACCATGGTCTCGTAGCCGCGCTCCTTGGCCTGGGTGATGTACAGGTCAATTTCCTGCAGAGACATGTCATAATGAGCACTgccagccaggcccagcccagagtccccccttgggaaggaagaggaggaatcaACCTGCTCCAAGACACAAGGGCACCAGGAACCCCACACAGCTGTGCCAGCGGAGAGGCCTGAGCCAATGCCCGCCTGGCCTTGGGAGCTCTGTACCCGTTAAACTCAACTGCAGATCTACCCTGTTCCAGCCGGGGTCTCACCTCGCCAACCTACTCTGGGCATTACTTTGTTGGGGAGGAGTTACTGATCAACAGACCGAGCTATGAGCCCCGCGCAGTCATGTCTTCCGTTCATGCGGAGCTGGCTCCTTCCGAAGCGGCGACAGAGATACAGAGTCCATGCAACTATACCCCTACACCGAGAACCCTGCAGGAATCCTGCACACAGCCCTGTGCCTgctttcccacccacccccctcgcTAGGGCTGGGGAGTTCAGGGTTAACGCAATGGCTTTAAAGCCTCCTGGGAAGTTGAATAAAAGCCCCCCCACCAAGGAACCGACCTTTAAATGGATTTAAAGGGGGGTCAGAAGGTCGGGCAGAGGAGCATTGGCAGAGCTATGTGTGGGAAGACCAGGACTGGAACAACAGGCAGTGCTACTGAGAGATTTTAGATAAAGACCAGAtgactttttatattaaaaaaaaaaaaaaaaaaaaaagttctagctcaaccacaaggtATGTGCTGGATGCAGGAAGTCCTGTGGGAGGTTCATTGGCCTCTactatgcaggaagtcagagtagatgGCCAGAATGACCGCTgctggcttttaaaaacaaaactctctGACTTGGCGGGGGCTCTGAATTGTAATAGCGAGGGAGacgcaggtcaggattgaggagtGTTGGGAGAACAGGGTGCAGAAAGGCTGCGCAGCCTGCCTCCATTCTGATCAGCATGGCTGGCCAGCCCCTCACTTTAAGTGCTTACAATGCAGCTACCCTAGGGAGGGACAGCAGCTTTGCTGATCCCCAGAAGCGAGGCGAGAGCGTGGAGACCCATTACCTTCTCTCTGCGGGACAGCATGGGGTGCACAAACTTCCGGTAGAGCAGGCTGGCTCCCTTGGTGTAGGGGGAAAGCAGCCACACAACAAATGCCATCTTGATCTCATAGTAGAAAGGAAACCTGCCAGATTGAGAATGCAGCAGTGAGGGGGTTCCCGGGGCCCCCAGAGCCCAACACCTCATACCTCTGCCCTTCACCCTCATGGCGAGATGGCTCAATGCAGAGCCACTGCACAGCTGCAACCCCCATTGCTCCTGTCCACCAAGAGGGGGAGTGGGGAATTTCAGGGAGCTTTCTGCTTCTGGACTGAAAGGataactgctccccacccccagtctgcaATCAGGCCCAgcgagtcccccccccccactgggcaTCAGATGGAGTGGGTGTGAAGGAAGAGGGTCAATCAATTCCACCCTTGCTAAAGGAGGACAGACAGGGGCTCGGCAGCCCACAAGGTGGTGGCAAACATGCAGGAGACCCAAATGGACGGACGGACAACTGGGATGGCATGGAGGAGgccatcccttcccttcccctgggcATGGGGCACTGGATCAGAGGGCACATGCAGACCTTGTGAGGCCATGTCCCAGGACAGCATCTAGGatatgggggggcagagaagcagctgtgagTAAGAGACAAGCCATAAACCCAGCCCACCTCTCTACAGCGGATAGCTAGGCTCACGCATGCTTCAAGCGACATCACTCTGAAGCATCAGTCGCTTGAATATGATATGGCCCTGCAGTGAGCTCTGTGCAGTCCAGAGGGCCTCCTGCAGGGAAGCCACCCGTGCCCACCAGGAGAGGGCCCTCCAGGCTGGTGCCTTACCAGGAAATGAACATATCCGTGAGGGTCTCCATAGCCATGAAGAGTGCAAACACAATCCAGTACATCATCCAGCGGACCTGCAGGGATAGAGGGAGCAGGTTATCCAGCATGGACCGTGACAGCCTTCCCCGTGCACATATCCACGCCAGCCTGCAGGGCTCAGAGCCAGCCGAGGAGGAGAGGGACAGGCTGCcacccaagccctggggtagcccTACCTACCCTTCACAAAGGGGGTAGGGCCCTTTGCCTGCTATTAGCTCTCGG is part of the Dermochelys coriacea isolate rDerCor1 chromosome 26, rDerCor1.pri.v4, whole genome shotgun sequence genome and encodes:
- the REEP4 gene encoding receptor expression-enhancing protein 4 — protein: MVSWIICRVVVLVFGMLYPAYASYKAVKTKNIREYVRWMMYWIVFALFMAMETLTDMFISWFPFYYEIKMAFVVWLLSPYTKGASLLYRKFVHPMLSRREKEIDLYITQAKERGYETMVNFGKKSLNIAATAAVQAAAKSQGALAGRLRSFSMQDLRAIPDDAPVHYEDPLYLEEQELRRRPIGYRTASAGRQPGRESDTEEEECWSDSQISPKVLPRSQDFALSKPLSRSQSLRVVKKRPQVKEGSSRMVRGRARKKTVQPDQDS